The following proteins come from a genomic window of Yinghuangia sp. ASG 101:
- a CDS encoding ribonuclease Z, translating into MSTRELVVLGTASQAPTRHRNHNGYLLRWDREGLLFDPGEGTQRQMLYAGVAASDITRICVTHFHGDHCLGLPGVIQRMSLDRVAHEVTAYFPASGRRFFDRLRHASVFHEQTVLREQPLDGAAVALPLPGLMLEARRLSHPVESYGFRLAEPDSRRMLPERLRELGVTGPDVGRLQREGAIETDGRVVRLDQVSAPRGGQSVAFVMDTRRCDAVGELAEGVDMFVCESTFLDSEADLARTHGHMTAAEAATVAREAGVRLLVLTHFSQRYTDPQAFRAEARRHFDGEIVVAADLDRVPVPRRR; encoded by the coding sequence ATGTCGACCCGTGAACTCGTCGTACTCGGTACGGCCAGCCAGGCGCCCACGCGGCACCGCAATCACAACGGCTACCTGCTGCGCTGGGACCGCGAGGGGCTGCTCTTCGATCCGGGGGAGGGCACGCAGCGGCAGATGCTGTACGCGGGGGTCGCGGCGAGCGACATCACGCGGATCTGTGTGACGCACTTCCACGGCGACCACTGCCTCGGCCTGCCCGGGGTGATCCAGCGGATGAGTCTCGACCGGGTGGCGCACGAGGTCACGGCCTACTTTCCCGCGTCGGGCCGGCGGTTCTTCGACCGGCTGCGCCACGCCAGCGTCTTCCACGAGCAGACCGTGCTGCGCGAGCAGCCCCTCGACGGCGCGGCGGTCGCCCTGCCCCTGCCCGGACTGATGCTGGAGGCCCGCCGCCTGTCCCACCCGGTCGAGTCGTACGGCTTCCGGCTCGCCGAGCCCGACAGCCGCCGCATGCTGCCCGAACGCCTCCGCGAACTCGGCGTCACCGGCCCCGACGTGGGCCGCCTCCAGCGTGAGGGCGCCATCGAGACCGACGGCCGCGTGGTGCGCCTGGACCAGGTCAGCGCACCGCGCGGGGGCCAGAGCGTCGCCTTCGTCATGGACACCCGGCGTTGCGACGCCGTCGGGGAACTCGCCGAAGGGGTCGACATGTTCGTGTGCGAGTCCACGTTCCTGGACAGCGAGGCCGACCTCGCCCGCACCCACGGCCACATGACCGCCGCCGAAGCCGCGACGGTCGCCCGGGAGGCGGGCGTGCGCCTCCTCGTCCTCACCCACTTCTCGCAGCGGTACACCGACCCGCAGGCCTTCCGCGCGGAGGCCCGCCGGCATTTCGACGGCGAGATCGTCGTGGCCGCCGACCTCGACCGCGTCCCGGTCCCCAGGCGGCGCTGA
- the hrcA gene encoding heat-inducible transcriptional repressor HrcA, giving the protein MLDDRKLDVLRAIVQDYVATHEPVGSKALADRHNLGVSPATIRNDMAALEEDGYIAQPHTSAGRVPTDKGYRLFVDRLAGIKPLSTPERRAIQLFLDGAVDLDDVVGRTVRLLAQLTHQVAVVQYPSLTRSTIRHVELLTLAPTRIMLVLITNTGRVEQRVIDRPEPVGENLLADLRARINSVVVGKRFADVAELVQNLGESFTAEDQPIVTTVLATLLDTLVEQQEERVVLAGTANLTRFGTDFPMTIRPVLEALEEHVVLLRLLGEATEPAMVVRIGHENMHEGLAATSVVSVGYGSGDEALAKLGVLGPTRMDYPGTMGAVRAVARYVGQILAES; this is encoded by the coding sequence GTGCTCGACGACCGCAAGCTCGACGTGTTGCGCGCCATCGTGCAGGACTACGTCGCCACACACGAACCCGTCGGCTCCAAGGCGCTCGCCGACAGGCACAACCTCGGGGTCTCCCCGGCGACGATCCGCAACGACATGGCGGCGCTGGAGGAGGACGGCTACATCGCCCAACCCCACACCAGCGCGGGGCGCGTGCCGACCGACAAGGGGTACCGGCTCTTCGTCGACCGGCTGGCCGGGATCAAGCCCCTCTCGACACCCGAGCGCCGCGCGATCCAGCTCTTCCTGGACGGCGCCGTCGACCTCGACGACGTCGTGGGGCGCACCGTTCGCCTGCTCGCCCAGCTCACCCACCAGGTGGCGGTCGTGCAGTACCCGTCCCTGACCCGCTCCACGATCCGCCACGTCGAGCTGCTGACCCTGGCGCCGACGCGGATCATGCTCGTGCTCATCACCAACACGGGCCGCGTCGAACAGCGCGTCATCGACCGCCCCGAGCCGGTCGGCGAGAACCTGCTGGCCGACCTGCGCGCCCGGATCAACAGCGTCGTGGTCGGCAAGCGCTTCGCCGACGTCGCGGAGCTGGTCCAGAACCTCGGCGAGTCCTTCACCGCCGAGGACCAGCCGATCGTGACCACCGTCCTCGCCACATTGCTCGATACCCTGGTGGAGCAGCAGGAAGAACGCGTCGTCCTCGCGGGAACGGCCAACCTCACCCGGTTCGGCACCGATTTCCCGATGACGATCCGCCCGGTGCTCGAAGCCTTGGAGGAGCATGTGGTGCTCCTGCGCCTGCTCGGTGAGGCCACCGAGCCGGCGATGGTGGTGCGTATCGGGCACGAGAACATGCACGAAGGGCTGGCCGCCACTTCAGTGGTGTCCGTCGGGTACGGCAGCGGCGACGAAGCGCTCGCCAAACTCGGCGTGCTCGGGCCGACCAGGATGGACTACCCCGGAACGATGGGAGCGGTACGCGCCGTGGCACGGTACGTCGGACAGATTCTCGCGGAGTCGTAG
- a CDS encoding MBL fold metallo-hydrolase — MPELDLNVAAIAGRDGFALVDTGSYERETRALLAGLTEILGAHGLPYRALAVVNTHGHFDHCYGNAEVLRRFPDACVIGHQALPGYLRFWGEEGRRDAVRCGMPETDMAGVRIVPPTRLIAPGGPEVVPVGRDRSLVVEAMPDGAHTCADLAVYVPHCGLVVAGDLVEQSAPLACGPDSFPFTWPDAIRRALDLACLAPGDAAGVRSVLPGHGDVVDAEFAAGQRREIDAVAAELRRWHARGRSVEEAVARGDWPWGAEAVTAAVTRGYRLLDLAGGAARRA; from the coding sequence GTGCCGGAGCTGGACCTGAACGTCGCGGCGATCGCGGGGCGCGACGGTTTCGCGCTGGTCGACACGGGTTCGTACGAGCGTGAGACGCGCGCGCTGCTCGCGGGTCTCACGGAGATCCTGGGCGCGCACGGGCTGCCCTACCGCGCGCTGGCGGTGGTGAACACGCACGGCCACTTCGACCACTGCTACGGCAACGCCGAGGTTTTGCGGCGGTTTCCCGACGCGTGTGTGATCGGTCACCAGGCATTGCCGGGCTATCTGCGCTTCTGGGGAGAAGAAGGACGCCGCGACGCGGTGCGGTGCGGGATGCCGGAGACCGACATGGCCGGGGTGCGCATCGTGCCGCCGACCCGGCTGATCGCTCCGGGCGGGCCGGAGGTGGTCCCGGTGGGCCGGGACCGGTCGCTGGTGGTGGAGGCGATGCCGGACGGCGCGCACACGTGCGCGGACCTCGCGGTGTACGTGCCGCACTGCGGCCTGGTGGTGGCCGGGGACCTGGTGGAGCAGTCCGCGCCGCTGGCGTGCGGGCCGGACTCGTTTCCGTTCACGTGGCCGGACGCGATCCGGCGCGCGCTCGACCTCGCGTGCCTGGCCCCGGGCGACGCCGCCGGCGTACGGTCGGTCCTGCCCGGCCACGGCGACGTGGTCGACGCGGAGTTCGCCGCCGGGCAGCGCCGCGAGATCGACGCCGTGGCCGCCGAGCTGCGGCGGTGGCACGCGCGGGGGCGCTCCGTCGAGGAGGCGGTGGCGCGCGGCGACTGGCCGTGGGGAGCCGAGGCGGTGACGGCCGCCGTGACGCGCGGCTACCGGCTGCTTGACCTCGCCGGGGGCGCGGCCCGGCGCGCCTGA
- a CDS encoding DUF3097 family protein has protein sequence MRSRSYGPDLTPPWKKTSRVEEVAATRDLVVEEVETGFCGAVVRVEKTPEGFTVTLEDRHGAHRVFPMEPRGFMVDGAVVTLVRPVAARASARPARTASGSVAVPDARARVARAGRIYVEGRHDAELVERVWGDDLRIEGVVVECLEGVDHLPDVVRAFRPGPGRRLGVLVDHLVPGSKESRIAAGVAAGPYGGHVLVTGHPFVDIWQAVKPSALGIAAWPDVPRDVVWKDGVNAALGRTTNTGETWRWILGHVASFRDLEPALLGRVEELIDFVTAPV, from the coding sequence ATGCGCAGCAGGAGTTACGGCCCCGATCTGACGCCGCCGTGGAAGAAGACCTCGCGGGTCGAGGAGGTGGCGGCGACCCGGGATCTGGTGGTCGAGGAGGTCGAGACCGGGTTCTGCGGTGCCGTGGTGCGCGTCGAGAAGACCCCGGAGGGGTTCACCGTGACGCTGGAGGACCGGCACGGCGCGCACCGGGTGTTCCCGATGGAGCCGCGCGGCTTCATGGTCGACGGGGCGGTCGTGACGCTCGTCCGCCCGGTGGCCGCGCGGGCGTCGGCGCGCCCGGCGCGTACCGCCTCGGGGTCGGTGGCGGTGCCGGACGCCCGTGCGCGGGTCGCGCGGGCCGGGCGCATCTATGTCGAGGGGCGGCACGACGCGGAGCTGGTCGAGCGGGTGTGGGGCGACGACCTGCGCATCGAGGGCGTCGTGGTGGAGTGCCTGGAAGGCGTGGACCATCTCCCGGACGTGGTACGCGCGTTCCGCCCGGGGCCGGGTCGGCGGCTGGGCGTCCTGGTGGACCACCTCGTGCCGGGGTCGAAGGAGAGCCGCATCGCCGCCGGGGTGGCGGCCGGGCCGTACGGCGGCCATGTGCTCGTCACCGGGCACCCGTTCGTCGACATCTGGCAGGCGGTCAAGCCGTCGGCGCTGGGGATCGCGGCGTGGCCGGACGTACCGCGCGATGTCGTGTGGAAGGACGGCGTCAATGCCGCGCTCGGGCGGACGACGAATACCGGTGAGACGTGGCGCTGGATTCTCGGGCACGTGGCGTCGTTCCGGGATCTGGAGCCGGCGTTGCTCGGCCGGGTGGAAGAGCTGATCGATTTTGTGACCGCCCCGGTGTGA
- a CDS encoding PhoH family protein has product MASTRHARGADRNAGTPQAAEAAEAQESAGPAETEEQAQAKIVIPAKHPMVALLGSGDSILRVIEDAFPTADIHVRGNEVNTTGPRDDIDLIKRLFDEMMLVLRTGQPLTPEAVERSIAMLRSGGDAAPAEVLTLSILSNRGRTIRPKSLNQKRYVDAIDRHTVVFGIGPAGTGKTYLAMAKAVQALQMKQVNRIILTRPAVEAGERLGFLPGTLYEKIDPYLRPLYDALHDMIDPDSIPRLMAAGTIEVAPLAYMRGRTLNDAFIILDEAQNTSAEQMKMFLTRLGFGSKVVVTGDVTQVDLPNGTESGLRVVQRILDGVDDIEFCRLSSQDVVRHQLVGRIVDAYGRYDAERQGDDVASRTRARRGRIHSTTSGDAERDVN; this is encoded by the coding sequence ATGGCTTCCACACGACACGCTCGCGGCGCCGACCGGAACGCCGGGACACCGCAGGCCGCCGAGGCCGCCGAGGCCCAGGAATCCGCGGGCCCCGCGGAGACCGAGGAGCAGGCGCAGGCCAAGATCGTGATCCCGGCGAAGCACCCGATGGTCGCGCTGCTCGGCTCGGGCGACTCGATCCTCCGGGTCATCGAGGACGCGTTCCCCACCGCGGACATCCACGTGCGCGGCAACGAGGTCAACACGACCGGCCCCCGCGACGACATCGACCTCATCAAACGGCTGTTCGACGAGATGATGCTCGTCCTGCGCACCGGCCAACCGCTGACCCCCGAAGCGGTCGAGCGCTCCATCGCGATGCTCCGCTCCGGCGGCGACGCCGCCCCGGCCGAGGTGCTGACCCTCAGCATCCTCTCCAACCGCGGCCGGACGATCCGCCCCAAGTCGCTCAACCAGAAGCGGTACGTCGACGCGATCGACCGGCACACCGTCGTCTTCGGCATCGGCCCGGCCGGTACCGGCAAGACGTACCTCGCGATGGCCAAGGCCGTCCAGGCGCTCCAGATGAAGCAGGTCAACCGCATCATCCTCACGCGCCCGGCGGTCGAGGCCGGCGAACGCCTCGGCTTCCTCCCCGGCACCCTCTACGAGAAGATCGACCCCTACCTGCGTCCGCTCTACGACGCGCTGCACGACATGATCGACCCCGACTCGATCCCCCGCCTCATGGCCGCGGGCACCATCGAGGTGGCCCCCCTCGCGTACATGCGCGGGCGCACGCTCAACGACGCGTTCATCATCCTGGACGAGGCGCAGAACACCTCGGCCGAGCAGATGAAGATGTTCCTGACACGCCTCGGGTTCGGGTCGAAGGTCGTGGTCACGGGCGACGTGACGCAGGTCGACCTGCCGAACGGCACCGAGAGCGGGCTGCGGGTGGTGCAGCGCATCCTCGACGGCGTCGACGACATCGAGTTCTGCAGGCTCAGCAGCCAGGACGTCGTACGGCACCAGCTCGTCGGGCGCATCGTCGACGCGTACGGGCGGTACGACGCGGAGCGCCAGGGCGACGACGTCGCGTCGCGCACCCGCGCGCGCCGCGGACGAATCCACAGCACCACCTCGGGCGACGCGGAACGGGATGTGAACTGA
- a CDS encoding ABC transporter substrate-binding protein, which produces MPALPSLDTTRRTVLRAAGAGAVLLGLAGCKSAVSENNANPAGGGDGGTPRRGGTLQIGSGIDFTPALLFTQSGFLILPRLVFNTLTAYDDNLNPQPQLAKSWQVAPDGTSVTFQLREGVKFHNGRPFTADDVVWAVENLKEAKRSAQLRATAAAVKDFTVHSPTELTLHLEHAVSNLFDLFEFMIIADRESVEEAVTGKKLIGTGPFVLKNWTPGASMSLTRNPDYFVPDRPYFDGVEIRIIPQPDSLLAALRSKQIHLATTLSGRDIAPVKSDNQFTFQQFDTGGGAIYVGANVSVKPLDDKRVRQAVSFAVNRERIVDQALGGYGFASAAPWPKSSPAYSDATAKRYTHDPDRAKALLAEAGATDLELPLAFLSNAPAIGQMVQFDLEQVGIKTTLEPMDSAQFQTRLIGQTLPALWTGQHGFAQVHPSTLAVSAYPFNEAKNSSKFSSPRYTEIVQRAWRQADPASPTAKAAYQDLSEVLLDESFVIDLVVTANLYSSTSNLRGVAQNEFAALILDDAYLA; this is translated from the coding sequence ATGCCTGCCCTCCCCTCTCTCGACACCACGCGCCGGACCGTGCTGCGTGCCGCCGGAGCCGGCGCCGTTCTGCTGGGGCTGGCGGGCTGCAAGTCGGCCGTGAGCGAGAACAACGCGAACCCCGCCGGCGGAGGAGACGGCGGAACTCCCCGGAGAGGCGGGACTCTTCAGATAGGCAGCGGGATCGATTTCACTCCCGCGCTGCTCTTCACCCAGAGCGGTTTCCTGATCCTGCCGCGACTGGTCTTCAACACATTGACGGCGTACGACGACAACCTGAATCCGCAGCCGCAATTGGCGAAGTCGTGGCAGGTCGCACCGGACGGCACGAGTGTCACGTTCCAGTTGCGCGAAGGCGTCAAATTCCACAACGGGCGCCCGTTCACCGCGGACGACGTCGTCTGGGCGGTCGAGAACCTCAAGGAGGCCAAGCGCAGCGCGCAGTTGCGGGCCACCGCCGCCGCCGTGAAGGACTTCACGGTGCACAGCCCGACGGAACTCACCCTGCATCTGGAACACGCGGTGAGCAATCTCTTCGACCTGTTCGAATTCATGATCATCGCCGACCGGGAGAGCGTCGAAGAGGCGGTGACCGGCAAGAAGTTGATCGGCACCGGGCCGTTCGTCCTCAAGAACTGGACGCCCGGCGCCTCGATGTCGCTCACCCGCAACCCGGACTACTTCGTTCCGGACCGCCCCTACTTCGACGGTGTCGAGATACGGATCATCCCGCAGCCCGACTCGCTGCTCGCGGCCCTGCGCAGCAAGCAGATCCACCTGGCGACCACGCTGTCGGGCCGGGACATCGCGCCGGTCAAGTCCGACAACCAGTTCACGTTCCAGCAGTTCGACACCGGCGGCGGCGCGATCTACGTGGGCGCCAACGTGAGTGTGAAGCCGCTCGACGACAAGCGCGTCCGGCAGGCGGTGTCGTTCGCGGTCAACCGCGAGCGGATCGTGGACCAGGCCCTCGGGGGGTACGGGTTCGCGTCCGCGGCGCCGTGGCCCAAGTCGTCGCCGGCGTACTCCGACGCGACCGCCAAGCGCTACACGCACGACCCGGACCGTGCGAAGGCGCTGCTCGCGGAGGCCGGTGCGACGGACCTGGAACTGCCGCTGGCGTTCCTGTCCAACGCGCCCGCGATCGGCCAGATGGTGCAGTTCGACCTGGAGCAGGTCGGCATCAAGACCACGCTCGAACCCATGGACTCGGCGCAGTTCCAGACCCGGCTGATCGGGCAGACGCTGCCGGCGCTGTGGACCGGCCAGCACGGGTTCGCGCAGGTGCACCCGTCGACGCTGGCGGTCAGCGCGTACCCGTTCAACGAGGCGAAGAACTCCTCGAAGTTCTCCAGCCCGCGCTACACCGAGATCGTGCAGCGGGCGTGGCGCCAGGCGGACCCGGCGAGCCCGACGGCCAAGGCCGCGTACCAGGACCTGAGCGAGGTGCTGCTCGACGAGTCGTTCGTGATCGACCTGGTGGTGACGGCGAACCTGTACTCGTCGACGTCCAATCTGCGGGGCGTCGCCCAGAACGAGTTCGCGGCGCTGATTCTCGACGACGCGTACCTCGCGTGA
- a CDS encoding histidine triad nucleotide-binding protein — translation MAAGEPDTECLFCKIVAGDVPATVVRETKDVIAFADINPQAPVHILVIPRAHYANAGELGAVAPELAGTLLAEAAAVAAEQDLDGGYRLVFNTGAGAGQTVFHVHAHLLGGRGLTWPPG, via the coding sequence ATGGCGGCCGGGGAACCCGACACGGAATGCCTGTTCTGCAAGATCGTCGCCGGGGACGTCCCCGCCACGGTCGTCCGTGAGACGAAGGACGTCATCGCCTTCGCGGACATCAACCCGCAGGCGCCCGTCCACATCCTGGTCATCCCGCGCGCCCACTACGCGAATGCCGGCGAACTGGGCGCCGTCGCCCCGGAACTGGCCGGCACCCTCCTCGCCGAGGCCGCCGCCGTCGCCGCCGAACAAGACCTCGACGGCGGCTACCGCCTCGTCTTCAACACCGGCGCCGGCGCGGGCCAAACCGTCTTCCACGTCCACGCCCACCTCCTCGGCGGCCGAGGCCTCACCTGGCCGCCCGGATAG
- a CDS encoding putative leader peptide, whose amino-acid sequence MALVSRRHIDFCRVAGAICAVHR is encoded by the coding sequence ATGGCCCTCGTTTCGCGCCGCCACATCGACTTTTGTCGTGTCGCGGGCGCCATCTGTGCCGTCCACCGCTGA
- the ybeY gene encoding rRNA maturation RNase YbeY has translation MSIDIANESGYPLDEHGIADVARFTLDRMRIHPLAELSVVIVDEAAMEQLHIQWMDLPGPTDVMSFPMDELRPGKDHEDPPQGLLGDVVLCPEVAARQAETAGHTTDDELQLLTVHGVLHLLGYDHAEPDEEREMFGLQGDILRAWRERRDAGSAPGSAPVGE, from the coding sequence ATGTCCATCGACATCGCCAACGAGTCCGGATACCCGCTCGACGAGCACGGCATCGCGGACGTGGCCCGCTTCACGCTCGACCGGATGCGGATCCACCCGCTGGCCGAGCTGTCCGTCGTGATCGTGGACGAGGCGGCCATGGAGCAGCTCCACATCCAGTGGATGGACCTGCCCGGGCCGACCGACGTCATGTCGTTCCCGATGGACGAGCTGCGGCCCGGAAAGGACCACGAGGACCCGCCGCAGGGCCTGCTCGGCGACGTGGTCCTGTGCCCCGAGGTCGCGGCCCGGCAGGCCGAGACCGCCGGGCACACGACCGACGACGAACTGCAGCTGCTCACCGTTCACGGCGTGCTGCACCTGCTCGGCTACGACCACGCCGAGCCCGACGAGGAGCGCGAGATGTTCGGCCTGCAAGGCGACATCCTGCGGGCCTGGCGCGAGCGCCGCGACGCGGGTTCCGCGCCGGGTTCCGCGCCGGTCGGCGAATGA
- a CDS encoding hemolysin family protein produces the protein MSSDEVFRFVVGAVVLTVVAGLFACLEAALARISRPRVEELVRTGRRGAERLLTVVRDPARYVNLALLVRVACEVSAAVLITVVFLDGFDSTWSAVAASIGVMVVVSYVVVGVSPRTIGRQHPISMGIAGAPVLIALARVLGPLPPLLILIGNAVTPGKGYREGPFASEAELRAFVDLAERDSLIEDEERKLLHSVLELGDTIVREVMVPRPDMVFIERHKTVRQALRLALRSGYSRIPVIGENEDDVVGIVYLKDLSEIAVFGGDDKWAHEPVASVMRQATFVPDSKPADALLRDMQARRTHMVIVVDEYGGTAGLVTIEDILEEIVGEITDEYDRETSPVEDLGDGRFRVTARLPVDELGDLFGLELDDEDVETVAGLLAKQLGRVPIPGATAEVAGLRLVADRPSGRRNQVGTIVVERAPRSADDAEAAGGDDGAGGDGERGDTG, from the coding sequence GTGTCTTCTGACGAGGTCTTCCGGTTCGTCGTCGGCGCGGTCGTCCTCACCGTCGTCGCCGGGCTCTTCGCGTGCCTGGAGGCCGCCCTCGCGCGCATCTCGCGCCCGAGGGTCGAGGAACTGGTGCGCACCGGGCGCCGCGGTGCCGAGCGCCTGCTGACCGTGGTCCGCGACCCGGCGCGCTATGTGAACCTCGCGCTGCTGGTCCGGGTCGCCTGCGAGGTGTCCGCGGCGGTGCTGATCACGGTCGTCTTCCTCGACGGCTTCGACAGCACGTGGAGCGCGGTGGCGGCGTCGATCGGCGTCATGGTCGTCGTGTCGTACGTCGTCGTCGGCGTCTCGCCGCGCACCATCGGCCGCCAGCACCCCATCTCGATGGGGATCGCGGGCGCGCCGGTGCTCATCGCGCTCGCGCGCGTCCTCGGCCCGCTGCCGCCGCTGCTGATCCTGATCGGCAACGCGGTCACCCCCGGCAAGGGCTACCGCGAGGGACCGTTCGCCTCCGAGGCCGAGTTGCGCGCGTTCGTCGACCTCGCCGAGCGGGATTCGCTCATCGAGGACGAGGAGCGCAAGCTGCTCCACTCGGTACTCGAACTGGGCGACACGATCGTCCGCGAGGTGATGGTGCCGCGTCCGGACATGGTGTTCATCGAGCGCCACAAGACCGTCCGCCAGGCCCTGCGCCTCGCGCTGCGCAGCGGCTACTCGCGGATTCCGGTCATCGGGGAGAACGAGGACGACGTCGTCGGCATCGTCTACCTCAAGGACCTCTCCGAGATCGCCGTCTTCGGCGGCGACGACAAGTGGGCGCACGAGCCGGTCGCGTCGGTCATGCGGCAGGCGACGTTCGTCCCGGACAGCAAGCCCGCCGACGCCCTGCTCCGCGACATGCAGGCCCGGCGCACCCACATGGTCATCGTCGTCGACGAATACGGCGGCACCGCGGGCCTGGTGACGATCGAGGACATCCTGGAGGAGATCGTCGGGGAGATCACCGACGAGTACGACCGGGAGACCAGCCCCGTGGAGGACCTCGGGGACGGCCGTTTCCGGGTCACCGCGCGCCTGCCCGTCGACGAACTGGGCGATCTCTTCGGCCTGGAGCTGGACGACGAGGACGTCGAGACGGTCGCGGGCCTGCTCGCCAAACAGCTCGGCCGCGTGCCGATCCCGGGCGCCACGGCCGAGGTCGCGGGGCTGCGGCTGGTCGCCGACCGTCCTTCCGGGCGCCGCAATCAGGTCGGCACGATCGTGGTCGAGCGCGCGCCCCGGTCCGCGGACGACGCCGAGGCGGCGGGCGGCGACGACGGTGCCGGCGGCGACGGGGAGCGCGGCGACACGGGGTGA
- the dnaJ gene encoding molecular chaperone DnaJ → MTTDYYEVLGVRRDATPEEIKKAFRRLARELHPDVNPDPKTQERFKEINAAYEVLSDPQKRQMYDLGGDPLGNPAAGGPGGGFGAGFGFSDIMDAFFGQAGQRGPRSRTRRGQDAMIRIEVQLEEAAFGTTREIQVDTAVTCNTCNGEGAAPGTTAQTCDMCRGRGEVSQVTRSFLGQVMTSRPCPQCQGFGTVVPSPCPECAGDGRVRARRTLTVKIPAGVDSGTRIQLAGEGEVGPGGGPAGDLYVEISEVPHPTFQRRGDDLHCTVTLPMTAAALGTKVPLETLDGVVEIDIRPGTQSGQSIPMHGRGVTHLRGGGRGDLIVHVEVQTPTKLDPEQEELLRRLAKLRAEERPQGQFSPGQQGLFSRLKDAFNGR, encoded by the coding sequence TTGACCACTGATTACTACGAAGTCCTGGGTGTTCGGCGCGATGCCACGCCTGAGGAGATCAAGAAGGCCTTCCGCCGCCTCGCCCGCGAGCTTCACCCGGATGTGAATCCGGATCCGAAGACGCAGGAGCGCTTCAAGGAGATCAACGCGGCCTACGAGGTCCTGTCGGATCCGCAGAAGCGCCAGATGTACGACCTCGGCGGCGATCCGCTCGGCAATCCCGCGGCCGGCGGCCCGGGCGGCGGTTTCGGCGCGGGCTTCGGCTTCAGCGACATCATGGACGCTTTCTTCGGCCAGGCCGGCCAACGCGGGCCCCGCTCGCGCACGCGCCGCGGCCAGGACGCCATGATCCGCATCGAGGTGCAGTTGGAGGAGGCGGCGTTCGGCACGACCCGGGAGATCCAGGTCGACACCGCCGTCACCTGCAACACGTGCAACGGCGAGGGCGCGGCCCCCGGCACGACCGCGCAGACCTGCGACATGTGCCGCGGTCGCGGCGAGGTCAGCCAGGTCACCAGGTCGTTCCTCGGCCAGGTCATGACCTCGCGGCCCTGCCCGCAGTGCCAGGGCTTCGGCACCGTCGTGCCGAGCCCCTGCCCCGAGTGCGCCGGAGACGGGCGCGTCCGGGCGCGGCGCACGCTCACCGTCAAGATCCCCGCCGGCGTCGACTCCGGCACCCGCATCCAGCTCGCGGGCGAGGGCGAGGTCGGCCCGGGCGGCGGCCCCGCCGGAGACCTGTATGTCGAGATCTCCGAGGTCCCGCACCCGACCTTCCAGCGGCGCGGCGACGACCTGCACTGCACCGTGACCCTCCCGATGACGGCCGCGGCGCTGGGCACCAAGGTGCCGCTGGAGACGCTCGACGGCGTCGTCGAGATCGACATCCGCCCGGGCACGCAGTCCGGCCAGTCGATCCCGATGCACGGCCGGGGCGTCACCCACCTGCGCGGCGGCGGCCGGGGCGACCTCATCGTGCACGTCGAGGTGCAGACCCCGACCAAGCTCGACCCCGAGCAGGAGGAACTCCTGAGAAGGCTTGCCAAACTGCGCGCCGAGGAGCGTCCGCAAGGGCAGTTCTCGCCGGGCCAGCAGGGGCTCTTCTCCCGGTTGAAGGACGCGTTCAACGGCCGGTAG
- a CDS encoding 16S rRNA (uracil(1498)-N(3))-methyltransferase, translated as MSAPVFLSADPALRTGRRVVLDGPEGRHAVTVRRLAVGEEVVLTDGRGLSVRGTVAVVEGKDTLHVDVAERAEEPPPAPRVVVVQALPKGDRGELAVETMTEVGVDVIVPWAAARCVTQWRGDRGAKSLAKWRSTAREAGKQARRVHLPDVTDLMTTRQVAQLLHTAAFAAVLHESATEPLATADVPGDGDLVLVVGPEGGIAREESAAFAEAGAGAYRLGRTVLRTSTAGVSAASVVLARSGRWA; from the coding sequence ATGAGCGCCCCCGTCTTCCTCAGCGCCGATCCGGCACTGCGCACCGGCCGCCGCGTCGTCCTGGACGGGCCCGAGGGCCGGCACGCCGTCACCGTCCGCCGCCTGGCCGTCGGTGAGGAGGTCGTGCTCACCGACGGGCGCGGCCTGTCCGTGCGCGGCACGGTCGCGGTCGTCGAGGGCAAGGACACCCTGCACGTCGACGTCGCCGAGCGCGCCGAGGAGCCGCCGCCCGCGCCGCGCGTCGTCGTCGTCCAGGCGCTGCCCAAAGGCGATCGCGGCGAACTGGCCGTCGAGACGATGACCGAGGTCGGCGTCGACGTGATCGTGCCGTGGGCAGCCGCGCGCTGCGTCACCCAGTGGCGCGGGGACCGCGGCGCGAAGTCCCTCGCCAAATGGCGGTCCACGGCCCGCGAGGCGGGCAAGCAGGCCCGGCGCGTGCATCTCCCGGACGTCACCGATCTCATGACGACCCGTCAGGTCGCGCAGCTGCTGCATACGGCCGCGTTCGCCGCGGTGCTGCACGAGAGCGCGACCGAACCGCTCGCGACCGCGGACGTCCCGGGCGACGGCGACCTCGTCCTGGTCGTCGGCCCGGAAGGCGGCATCGCCCGCGAGGAGTCGGCCGCGTTCGCGGAGGCGGGGGCCGGGGCGTACCGGCTCGGGCGGACCGTGCTGCGCACCTCCACGGCGGGAGTGTCGGCGGCCTCGGTGGTGCTGGCCCGATCGGGGCGCTGGGCGTGA